In Candidatus Cohnella colombiensis, one DNA window encodes the following:
- a CDS encoding AbrB/MazE/SpoVT family DNA-binding domain-containing protein: protein MEPNHGSKVRIVKVQKWGNSLGIRIPGPYAEQLDLKDGSEVELLLQNREVIIRPKVSKPTLEDLLSKITPENRHQEIDFGTSEGNEAW from the coding sequence ATGGAGCCAAATCATGGATCGAAGGTGAGAATCGTGAAGGTTCAAAAGTGGGGGAATAGTCTAGGTATCCGGATCCCGGGCCCTTATGCAGAACAATTAGATCTTAAAGATGGCTCTGAAGTAGAGCTGCTTCTACAAAATCGTGAAGTCATTATTCGTCCAAAAGTATCTAAGCCAACGCTAGAGGATTTACTATCTAAGATTACACCTGAAAATCGCCATCAAGAAATAGATTTTGGCACTTCGGAGGGAAATGAAGCGTGGTAA
- a CDS encoding sensor histidine kinase, with protein sequence MKLFLREHRPLIIVNFVQLVVILLIYILDGYTHYETGLYAVFVSVLILTGYLLFRYQTHRSMYYMLSEPLHSMDESIMDSSGNSPLSVAVDALTKSQYSYFMEQIHIREKASNEHVAFMNQWVHQMKTPLSVMRLMLESRHDPEAASMLEEIDRMQKGLETVLYAARLDTFDRDFKVESISLKTITANVIQENKRYFIGSKVYPELLVDPSLYVESDAKWLSFLINQLVTNAIKYSADSHQKVTLSSMIKGKDAILEIRDRGEGIPQSDLRRVFEPFFTGDNGRNYRESTGMGLYFVREIGNRLGHTIELESEVGQGTVVRVRFNSYLTKM encoded by the coding sequence ATGAAGCTATTTTTGCGTGAGCATAGACCATTAATCATTGTAAATTTCGTTCAGTTGGTTGTCATTCTTCTTATTTACATCTTAGATGGTTACACCCATTATGAAACAGGGCTGTATGCTGTTTTTGTAAGCGTTCTTATCTTAACAGGTTATTTGTTGTTCCGTTATCAGACACATCGATCAATGTATTACATGCTCTCGGAGCCGCTTCATTCAATGGACGAATCAATTATGGACAGTTCTGGAAATTCCCCGTTATCGGTGGCAGTAGATGCGCTCACGAAGTCACAATATTCGTATTTTATGGAACAGATACATATCCGTGAAAAAGCTAGTAATGAGCATGTTGCTTTCATGAATCAGTGGGTTCATCAGATGAAGACACCTCTTTCCGTCATGCGACTCATGTTAGAGTCAAGACATGATCCAGAGGCAGCAAGTATGCTAGAGGAAATCGATCGAATGCAGAAGGGATTGGAAACTGTACTGTATGCAGCGCGACTAGATACATTTGATAGAGATTTTAAAGTTGAATCCATATCGTTAAAGACTATTACTGCCAATGTCATTCAAGAGAATAAGAGATATTTTATCGGAAGCAAGGTTTATCCAGAGTTACTTGTCGACCCATCTCTGTATGTTGAAAGTGATGCCAAGTGGCTAAGTTTCCTGATCAATCAGTTAGTAACGAATGCGATTAAATATTCAGCGGATTCGCATCAGAAGGTTACCCTTTCTTCAATGATCAAAGGGAAAGATGCCATTCTAGAAATTCGAGATCGTGGCGAAGGCATTCCGCAATCAGATCTTAGAAGGGTGTTTGAGCCTTTCTTTACAGGGGATAACGGCCGAAACTATCGGGAGTCGACGGGAATGGGATTATATTTTGTACGAGAAATCGGGAATCGACTAGGCCATACAATAGAACTGGAATCTGAAGTTGGTCAAGGGACAGTAGTTCGCGTGCGATTCAATTCATACCTTACAAAGATGTAA
- a CDS encoding response regulator transcription factor, translated as MQRIMICEDDPKLAEILKTNIEKYGYEAGVVQNFGNVLNYFHHFNPHLVLMDVNLPKYDGFYWCRQIRTVSKCQILFISARAGEMDQVLALEYGADDYITKPFHIEVVMAKIRSQMRRAYGEYAPNMEERILQFNELTLYPERQEMELMGTRSPLTKKEAILLEALIQHYPRVATREALLELLWDDQSFVEENTLNVNITRLRKKLQEIGVENAIDTIRGSGYKLQPSWMNEVET; from the coding sequence ATGCAACGAATTATGATTTGCGAAGATGATCCGAAGCTTGCAGAGATCTTGAAAACGAATATAGAGAAGTATGGGTATGAAGCTGGTGTCGTTCAAAACTTCGGTAATGTGCTGAACTATTTCCACCATTTTAATCCTCATCTCGTACTCATGGATGTCAATTTGCCGAAATACGATGGATTTTACTGGTGCAGACAGATTAGAACGGTTTCCAAATGTCAAATACTCTTCATATCCGCTAGAGCCGGTGAGATGGATCAGGTGTTGGCGTTGGAATATGGAGCTGATGATTACATCACAAAGCCCTTTCATATTGAGGTAGTTATGGCAAAGATCCGTAGTCAGATGAGAAGAGCATATGGGGAATACGCTCCGAATATGGAGGAAAGAATTTTACAGTTCAATGAGCTGACTCTCTATCCAGAAAGGCAAGAGATGGAGTTAATGGGAACTCGAAGCCCGCTAACGAAGAAAGAGGCAATTTTGCTGGAAGCGCTTATTCAGCATTATCCTCGAGTGGCCACTCGCGAAGCTTTATTGGAATTGCTATGGGACGATCAGTCCTTCGTCGAAGAGAATACATTGAACGTTAACATTACGCGACTACGCAAGAAGCTACAGGAAATTGGTGTGGAAAATGCGATCGATACAATACGTGGCTCGGGTTATAAGCTGCAACCCTCATGGATGAATGAGGTCGAAACATGA
- the mnhG gene encoding monovalent cation/H(+) antiporter subunit G: MDAKVMIEIVVAALILLGTLMSLISSLGIIRLPDVYTRAHASTKSATLGILCILTGAFFYFVFTHGVSSIRLLLGIVFVFLTAPVAGHLIIRSAHRSKVALADISVQDDLQHYLNSVDHNESKD; encoded by the coding sequence TTGGACGCAAAAGTGATGATTGAAATTGTTGTCGCTGCACTGATCCTGTTAGGAACATTGATGAGTCTAATAAGTTCACTTGGGATTATTCGGCTACCCGATGTATATACACGAGCGCACGCTTCAACGAAAAGTGCAACACTGGGTATCCTTTGTATTCTTACAGGAGCTTTTTTCTACTTTGTCTTCACTCATGGTGTGTCGAGCATTCGCTTGCTGCTTGGTATCGTATTCGTCTTCTTAACTGCCCCCGTCGCTGGACACCTCATTATTCGATCCGCACACCGCTCAAAGGTAGCGCTCGCAGACATTAGTGTCCAAGACGATTTGCAGCATTATTTAAACAGTGTGGATCACAATGAGTCTAAAGACTAG
- a CDS encoding ABC transporter permease, whose translation MTFRQFAFNNVIRNKRTYAAYFFSSSFSVMVFFMYAVFAFHPGIVGSSIHKNVVYGMQVAEVLIYVFSFFFVLYSMSAFLNTRKKEFGLLTMLGMTKRQLRTMVFLENVLIGLSATVSGIVLGLVMSKLMLLVAENALHLEISLPFYIPIHAVLLTFVAFILLFVFISFFTVSILRTKKLIVLIKGSSVPKQEPKASAILSWLAVILLGMGYTMALWAKGIFVVYVMIPVIIMVIIGTYFFFTQLSVFLIHKSKKNRSLFWRKTNLLFLSDLAYRMKDNARTFFMVAILSTVAFSAIGSLVGFKTMSNEMLTNENPFAFEFVAESKDTKHNQEELSSIESTLIRDQIDYTMMQAEMSIQFVKGSDRGVTLVRASQFNAIANAAGEETAELEGNQAMLIYYQNALSGANPFADAEKNVTLVQYEQQLEVIGSISSVTLPIFKPYYVVDDSLFNKLEHERLTTFYAFDTVDVAATQKVGEELNIKFEHSNNTFFSLAYERFKMNQQYAIVFFIGLFIGAIFFVAAASFLYFRLYTDLDDDKRKFTSIMKLGLTEGELSGILTKQLIMLFLVPIAVATIHGAVALTALQHLFGYSLMKESLLVLASFVGIQMIYFVAIRSKYIKQVLA comes from the coding sequence ATGACCTTTCGACAATTCGCGTTTAACAATGTTATTCGCAACAAGCGTACATATGCTGCTTACTTTTTCAGTAGTAGCTTTTCGGTGATGGTGTTTTTTATGTATGCTGTGTTTGCATTTCATCCTGGGATCGTAGGAAGTTCAATCCATAAAAATGTCGTATACGGGATGCAGGTTGCAGAAGTTCTCATCTACGTGTTCTCATTTTTCTTCGTCTTGTATTCCATGAGCGCTTTTCTCAATACGAGAAAAAAGGAATTCGGTCTTCTTACAATGCTCGGAATGACGAAAAGGCAACTCAGAACGATGGTATTTCTAGAAAATGTACTAATCGGCTTATCTGCTACTGTATCAGGTATTGTGCTAGGGCTAGTCATGTCCAAACTCATGCTGCTCGTCGCAGAAAATGCCCTTCATTTAGAAATTTCATTGCCGTTTTATATTCCTATTCATGCCGTACTGCTGACATTTGTTGCTTTTATACTTCTATTTGTTTTTATCTCTTTTTTCACAGTTTCGATCCTACGTACAAAGAAGCTGATCGTTCTAATTAAAGGGAGCAGCGTACCGAAGCAGGAACCTAAGGCATCTGCAATATTGTCTTGGCTTGCAGTTATTTTACTTGGCATGGGATATACAATGGCATTATGGGCAAAAGGAATTTTTGTCGTCTATGTGATGATTCCCGTTATTATCATGGTCATAATAGGCACCTACTTTTTCTTTACACAACTTAGCGTATTTCTCATACACAAGAGTAAAAAAAATCGTTCATTATTTTGGCGTAAAACGAATCTGTTGTTTCTCTCAGATCTTGCTTATCGTATGAAGGACAATGCTCGTACTTTCTTTATGGTTGCGATCCTGTCGACGGTAGCATTTAGTGCGATTGGATCTCTCGTTGGATTCAAGACGATGTCGAATGAAATGTTAACGAATGAAAATCCGTTCGCATTCGAATTTGTAGCTGAAAGCAAGGATACGAAGCATAATCAAGAGGAACTATCCAGCATTGAAAGCACCTTAATTCGCGATCAGATTGACTATACAATGATGCAGGCTGAGATGTCTATTCAGTTTGTGAAAGGGTCTGATCGAGGTGTTACATTAGTTAGAGCTTCACAATTCAATGCTATAGCGAATGCGGCTGGTGAAGAAACCGCCGAGCTAGAGGGCAATCAAGCGATGCTAATCTATTATCAAAATGCGTTGAGTGGTGCTAATCCTTTCGCTGATGCTGAAAAAAACGTCACATTGGTACAATATGAACAACAACTAGAAGTCATAGGAAGTATTAGCTCTGTTACATTGCCGATATTTAAACCTTATTATGTGGTGGATGATTCCTTATTCAACAAGCTTGAGCATGAAAGATTAACGACTTTCTATGCTTTTGATACTGTAGATGTTGCAGCCACTCAAAAAGTAGGCGAGGAGCTAAATATTAAGTTTGAGCATTCGAACAACACCTTTTTTTCGCTAGCGTATGAACGCTTCAAAATGAACCAACAATATGCCATCGTATTTTTTATAGGACTATTCATTGGAGCTATATTCTTTGTAGCCGCAGCGAGCTTCCTTTACTTCAGGCTCTATACGGACCTTGACGATGATAAGAGAAAATTCACTTCCATTATGAAGCTGGGCTTAACGGAGGGTGAACTGTCTGGAATACTCACGAAGCAGCTTATCATGTTATTCCTCGTGCCGATCGCTGTAGCGACCATTCATGGCGCTGTCGCATTAACCGCTTTACAGCATTTGTTTGGATATTCACTGATGAAGGAGTCACTACTTGTGTTAGCGTCCTTTGTTGGCATTCAAATGATCTATTTTGTAGCGATTCGGAGCAAATATATAAAGCAGGTTTTGGCTTGA
- a CDS encoding ABC transporter ATP-binding protein, with protein sequence MTMLQVHQLNKIYSGKVPWRALTDINLSIQQGEFVGIMGPSGSGKTTLLNLVAAIDTPTSGHILINGKNPHTLKNNELARFRRRELGFVFQDFNLLNTLTVAENIVLPLTLEGERLKVMDDKLAAIAKQLGIESILSKRIYEISGGQAQRCAIARAMIHTPQVLFADEPTGNLDSKAARDVMESLSDINRNDETTMMLVTHDAVAASYCHRVIFIKDGQLFNEINYGGNRQAFYQKIIDVLSLLGGNAHDLSTIRV encoded by the coding sequence ATGACTATGCTACAGGTGCATCAATTAAACAAAATTTACAGTGGAAAAGTTCCTTGGCGTGCATTGACTGACATTAACCTGTCGATCCAACAGGGCGAATTTGTAGGGATCATGGGCCCTTCAGGCAGTGGTAAAACGACTTTGCTCAATCTAGTTGCTGCAATAGACACACCAACTTCAGGACATATACTTATTAATGGAAAGAATCCACACACACTCAAAAATAATGAACTAGCTCGTTTTCGTCGACGAGAGCTAGGCTTCGTCTTTCAGGACTTCAATTTGCTCAATACATTGACGGTAGCGGAGAATATCGTGTTACCACTAACACTGGAAGGCGAGCGTCTTAAAGTGATGGACGATAAGCTAGCTGCTATCGCAAAACAGCTGGGCATTGAAAGCATTCTTTCAAAACGAATCTATGAAATATCGGGTGGGCAAGCACAAAGATGTGCTATTGCGAGAGCAATGATTCATACACCGCAAGTTCTCTTCGCAGACGAACCAACGGGTAATTTGGATTCGAAAGCTGCTAGAGATGTAATGGAATCACTCAGCGACATTAACCGGAACGATGAAACGACGATGATGCTTGTAACCCATGATGCTGTAGCAGCAAGCTATTGTCACCGCGTAATTTTCATTAAAGACGGACAGTTATTTAATGAGATTAACTATGGTGGAAATCGACAAGCTTTTTACCAGAAAATCATTGATGTTCTTTCGTTGCTGGGAGGGAATGCACATGACCTTTCGACAATTCGCGTTTAA
- the xerS gene encoding tyrosine recombinase XerS yields the protein MNIQKTRDREELDQRIPRMPWYVEKFMNYKLPDLSPSSLLEYIRDYEMFFSWLRAEGLTSAGTMSAIPLEDLERLHMDSVDNYRMFLATKRENANSRATISRKLSSLRSLFHYLSQIAEDDNFYPLLKRNVMAKVSIKRTQKPKDTAAKLEGKLLQEEEITEFINYIKEHYAHDVANNKQAIYAHELNRIRDCCIVSLILNSGLRVSELVNLNSDDVDFKKKLVYVYRKGKNDDTFKTPVYFRNDAISDLEQYLSQRDIRYKAPKKEKALFLAVANGKKEGSRMTKRAIQEMVMKYAKRFGKPFLSVHKLRHSFATDYYLSNDLYKTQEQLGHASPETTQIYAHLTDKTMAEAIDRRKSDNES from the coding sequence ATGAACATTCAGAAAACAAGAGACCGCGAAGAGCTCGACCAACGAATCCCCCGGATGCCTTGGTATGTTGAGAAGTTTATGAACTATAAACTGCCCGACCTCTCCCCATCCTCTCTCTTAGAATATATTAGAGACTACGAAATGTTCTTCTCCTGGCTAAGGGCTGAAGGACTTACAAGTGCAGGTACGATGAGTGCGATTCCACTCGAAGACTTAGAACGTCTTCATATGGACAGTGTAGATAATTATCGTATGTTTCTAGCGACGAAGCGGGAAAATGCGAATTCGAGAGCGACCATCTCTCGTAAGCTGTCTTCCCTGCGTTCTTTGTTCCATTATTTGAGCCAAATTGCTGAAGATGACAACTTCTATCCCTTATTGAAACGCAATGTGATGGCCAAAGTTTCGATCAAAAGAACTCAAAAGCCTAAGGATACGGCTGCCAAGTTAGAAGGCAAGCTGCTACAGGAAGAAGAAATTACAGAGTTCATTAACTACATTAAAGAACATTATGCCCATGATGTGGCGAACAATAAACAAGCAATCTACGCTCATGAGCTCAATCGCATCCGCGACTGTTGCATCGTCAGCTTAATTCTCAATTCCGGATTGCGCGTATCCGAGCTTGTGAACTTAAATAGCGATGATGTCGACTTTAAAAAGAAGCTCGTTTACGTCTATCGCAAAGGTAAAAATGACGATACCTTTAAAACGCCTGTTTATTTCCGAAATGATGCTATCTCAGACCTAGAACAATATCTGAGTCAGCGGGATATCCGTTATAAGGCTCCAAAAAAAGAAAAAGCTCTATTCCTAGCGGTCGCCAATGGAAAAAAAGAAGGTTCAAGGATGACAAAGCGCGCAATTCAAGAAATGGTGATGAAATATGCGAAGCGATTCGGAAAACCCTTCTTATCCGTACATAAGCTGCGACACTCGTTCGCTACAGACTATTACTTAAGTAACGATCTCTATAAGACGCAAGAGCAGCTCGGTCACGCTTCGCCTGAGACAACGCAAATTTACGCTCATCTCACGGATAAGACAATGGCTGAAGCGATTGATCGACGCAAATCTGATAATGAATCCTAA
- a CDS encoding Na(+)/H(+) antiporter subunit F1: MFNSIMLLAMFLLSISIVIALYRVIKGPSIHDRVLALDSIGYLVIGIVAILSIRLDSHAYLETILLIGILAFLSTIALSRYLERGVVIGRKSDD, from the coding sequence ATGTTCAATTCCATAATGTTGCTTGCAATGTTTCTACTTTCTATTTCGATTGTCATTGCGCTTTATCGTGTCATTAAAGGTCCAAGCATTCATGATCGTGTACTTGCGCTCGACTCGATCGGGTATCTCGTCATTGGGATTGTTGCCATATTATCTATTCGACTCGATTCACATGCCTATCTTGAAACGATATTATTAATCGGTATTTTGGCTTTTCTTAGCACAATCGCATTAAGCAGATACCTGGAAAGAGGTGTAGTTATTGGACGCAAAAGTGATGATTGA
- the mazF gene encoding endoribonuclease MazF, with product MVKHEESSPFPSRGDLVFINFTPQSGHEQAGERPAIVISPYEFNAVTGFAVVCPITNQSKGYPFEVALPEHLSITGVILADQVKSLDWRSRRMRYKDRAPAELVQQVRDIVSTYL from the coding sequence GTGGTAAAGCATGAAGAATCCTCACCATTTCCAAGCCGAGGAGATTTAGTCTTTATCAATTTCACACCACAATCCGGGCATGAACAAGCAGGTGAACGGCCGGCTATTGTGATTTCACCGTATGAATTCAATGCTGTAACAGGCTTTGCTGTGGTGTGTCCAATAACGAACCAAAGTAAAGGATATCCATTTGAGGTAGCATTGCCTGAACATTTATCGATAACTGGCGTCATCTTGGCTGATCAAGTGAAAAGCCTAGATTGGCGATCACGTCGTATGCGATATAAGGATCGGGCTCCAGCTGAACTCGTCCAACAAGTGCGAGATATCGTGAGTACATATTTATAG
- a CDS encoding multidrug efflux SMR transporter, which yields MSWIYLLLAGVFEMFGVVTINKVNQDRSLRSVLMMMVGFGLSFLFLSLAMKSLPMGTAYAIWTGIGASGGAILGMIYYGEPKSLFRLLFITIVLGSAVGLKFVS from the coding sequence ATGAGCTGGATCTATTTGCTGTTAGCTGGCGTTTTTGAAATGTTCGGAGTCGTTACGATCAACAAGGTGAATCAGGATCGCAGTTTGCGATCCGTCTTGATGATGATGGTAGGGTTCGGTTTAAGCTTCTTGTTCCTCTCCCTTGCGATGAAATCACTTCCGATGGGAACTGCGTATGCCATATGGACAGGAATTGGCGCATCGGGTGGTGCTATTCTCGGAATGATCTATTATGGTGAGCCGAAGAGTCTATTTAGATTGTTATTTATTACAATCGTGCTTGGCTCAGCAGTCGGCTTGAAGTTCGTAAGCTAG
- a CDS encoding MFS transporter has protein sequence MNSNKLWNRNFIMLCLSSFFVFINFYSLMATLPTYITDHLSGTQKQVGWAITSFMVAAVLFRPIAGRLVDTIGRKKIVVPALIVFALSTLLYFSITSFILLLLLRFIHGMSFGMATTGNGTIASDLIPKDRKGEGLGYYTLSMNLAMVIGPFVGLLLTEHWNFKVLLMVLSVTTILSLVFGANIKLTKTVPDASHLTTKQLQPAQGWRKYIEPSALPISISAMLLALAYSGILTYVAGYAKHLGLGTVASYFFVVYAIMIIFSRPITGKLFDRWGEHRIIYPSLILYVIGLICLSQANSPFMLLLSAALVGLGMGTLTPSLQTIAIRHAPPHRIGLATATFFLLFDTGFGIGSITLGRISSTFDERTMYFISALIVVVGALLYYVLHHRKQLQSHKSATQ, from the coding sequence ATGAACAGCAACAAATTGTGGAACCGAAATTTTATAATGTTATGTTTAAGTAGTTTCTTTGTATTTATTAACTTTTATTCCTTAATGGCAACATTGCCTACTTATATTACAGATCATTTGAGTGGTACTCAGAAGCAAGTTGGATGGGCGATTACATCTTTTATGGTTGCAGCTGTATTGTTTAGACCGATTGCAGGACGGTTGGTTGACACCATTGGACGAAAAAAAATTGTCGTACCGGCACTCATCGTCTTTGCATTATCAACACTGTTGTATTTTAGTATAACCTCCTTTATACTGTTGCTTCTCCTCCGCTTCATCCACGGGATGAGCTTTGGGATGGCGACTACCGGGAATGGTACCATTGCCTCAGATTTAATTCCTAAAGATCGTAAAGGTGAAGGTCTTGGTTATTACACATTATCCATGAACTTGGCTATGGTCATAGGGCCATTCGTCGGATTGCTGCTCACTGAACATTGGAACTTCAAAGTGTTGTTGATGGTGTTGTCTGTGACAACGATACTTTCGCTTGTATTCGGCGCCAACATTAAGTTAACAAAAACAGTTCCCGATGCTTCACATCTTACAACCAAACAGCTACAACCTGCACAGGGCTGGAGAAAGTATATTGAACCCAGCGCCCTACCAATTTCCATTTCGGCGATGTTGCTTGCACTTGCCTATAGCGGCATTCTTACTTATGTTGCTGGATATGCTAAGCATCTTGGTTTGGGAACAGTGGCCAGTTACTTCTTCGTCGTCTATGCGATCATGATCATTTTCTCTAGACCCATTACAGGAAAGCTATTCGATCGTTGGGGTGAACATCGCATCATCTATCCTAGCTTAATTCTTTATGTTATAGGTCTAATTTGCTTAAGCCAAGCGAATTCACCGTTTATGTTATTACTCTCAGCAGCACTAGTTGGATTAGGCATGGGCACCTTAACCCCAAGTCTGCAAACCATTGCAATCCGTCATGCACCGCCGCATCGCATCGGACTAGCTACCGCAACGTTTTTCTTACTGTTCGACACGGGCTTTGGGATAGGTTCAATTACACTTGGAAGGATATCCTCAACGTTCGATGAGAGAACGATGTACTTCATATCAGCGTTAATTGTAGTAGTTGGGGCTCTCCTTTATTACGTTCTTCATCACCGCAAACAGCTACAATCACACAAAAGCGCAACCCAATAA
- a CDS encoding SMR family transporter has protein sequence MNKTWLNVVIASLFEVGWVIGLKHASTALEWAGTLVAIVVSFYTMIMASRKLPVGTVYAVFVGLGTVGTVISDIVWFDAPVQFAKIALIGLLLLGVIGLKIVSNEPSKQVNKS, from the coding sequence ATGAACAAAACATGGTTAAACGTCGTTATCGCATCATTATTTGAAGTGGGTTGGGTTATTGGATTAAAGCACGCGTCTACTGCTCTGGAGTGGGCGGGTACACTCGTAGCCATAGTGGTGAGCTTCTATACAATGATTATGGCTTCACGCAAGCTTCCAGTGGGCACCGTATATGCGGTATTCGTCGGTCTAGGTACTGTAGGAACTGTGATCTCAGACATTGTGTGGTTCGATGCACCGGTTCAATTTGCGAAGATCGCCTTAATTGGTTTGCTTCTGCTTGGCGTAATTGGTTTGAAGATCGTAAGTAATGAACCGAGTAAGCAGGTGAATAAATCATGA
- a CDS encoding MarR family transcriptional regulator — protein sequence MVLDQSVGFLINITGRKITHHFATQLSAHEITPEQWSVLSCLCEQDGISQKSLAARVVKDPTNITRILDQLERKGLALRRTNPVDRRSFSAFVTDKGNQMQAELSSIEEQFMNSILQGLSEQQIDQLKQTLIHIVNQTSNINS from the coding sequence TTGGTTTTAGATCAATCAGTTGGATTTCTGATCAATATTACGGGTAGAAAAATTACGCATCACTTTGCAACGCAATTATCTGCTCATGAAATTACACCAGAGCAATGGTCCGTATTATCGTGTTTATGTGAGCAAGACGGCATTAGTCAGAAGAGTCTTGCTGCACGCGTAGTTAAAGACCCGACGAACATTACCCGCATATTAGATCAGCTTGAACGCAAAGGACTTGCACTTCGGAGGACGAATCCTGTTGATCGAAGATCATTCTCTGCCTTCGTAACGGATAAAGGAAACCAAATGCAAGCAGAGCTAAGCTCGATCGAGGAACAATTCATGAACTCGATATTACAAGGTTTATCCGAGCAACAAATTGATCAACTTAAACAAACCCTGATACACATCGTTAACCAAACAAGCAACATCAACTCGTAA
- a CDS encoding Na+/H+ antiporter subunit E, which produces MTTQILLNLLIALVWMLLNESWNIVIFGMGYVIGFFIILLMRRFFPEPFYGRKMIAIIKLLYFFFIELLKSSLVVILQVTRPKLNIEPGIFRSETILKTDLEISLLTTLLTLTPGSVVMEIDPKAGVMFIHAMDATEYRNSVVKSQLKFEKAIIEVMR; this is translated from the coding sequence ATGACAACACAAATTCTATTAAACCTCTTAATCGCCCTCGTCTGGATGCTCCTCAATGAGTCGTGGAACATCGTCATATTTGGTATGGGCTACGTAATTGGGTTTTTCATCATCTTGTTAATGCGGCGCTTCTTCCCTGAACCGTTCTATGGCCGCAAGATGATTGCAATCATTAAGCTCCTTTACTTCTTCTTTATTGAATTGTTAAAATCCAGCCTTGTCGTCATCCTTCAAGTGACTCGTCCTAAGCTAAATATTGAACCCGGAATTTTCCGTTCTGAAACCATATTGAAAACAGACCTTGAAATCAGTCTATTGACGACACTATTAACATTAACCCCAGGATCGGTCGTCATGGAAATTGATCCGAAGGCGGGTGTCATGTTCATTCATGCAATGGACGCAACAGAATACCGCAACAGTGTTGTCAAATCGCAACTCAAGTTCGAAAAAGCGATAATCGAGGTGATGCGTTAA